Proteins encoded within one genomic window of Pararhizobium capsulatum DSM 1112:
- the hpf gene encoding ribosome hibernation-promoting factor, HPF/YfiA family → MSVRVSGKHMEIGETFRLRIEDQIGQAVTKYFDGGYSSQVTVEKSGSRFSADCKIHLDSGAALQASGEANDPQAAFDAASERIAKRIRRYKRKLKDHHNGNGHAGFAEVAYTVMDSVPDEDDDLPEDYAPTIVAESSKQLRTMSVASAVMALDMTDEPVLMFRSPGNEQLNIVYRRNDGNIGWIDSSNIKG, encoded by the coding sequence ATGAGTGTGCGTGTATCCGGTAAACATATGGAAATCGGCGAAACGTTCCGTCTGCGAATTGAAGACCAGATAGGACAGGCCGTTACGAAATATTTTGACGGAGGATATTCAAGCCAAGTCACTGTGGAAAAGTCTGGATCTCGTTTCAGTGCCGATTGCAAGATACACCTCGACAGCGGTGCAGCCTTGCAGGCAAGTGGCGAAGCGAATGACCCGCAAGCGGCATTTGACGCAGCGTCGGAGCGAATTGCAAAACGCATCCGCCGCTACAAGCGCAAGCTCAAGGATCACCACAATGGCAATGGTCATGCAGGATTTGCCGAAGTAGCTTACACCGTGATGGATTCCGTGCCCGACGAAGACGATGATCTTCCGGAGGATTACGCGCCGACGATTGTCGCGGAGAGTTCCAAACAACTCAGGACCATGTCCGTTGCAAGCGCCGTCATGGCGCTCGACATGACGGACGAGCCGGTTTTGATGTTCCGTAGCCCAGGCAATGAGCAGTTGAATATCGTCTATCGGCGCAACGATGGTAATATTGGCTGGATCGATTCCTCCAATATTAAGGGCTGA
- a CDS encoding SDR family NAD(P)-dependent oxidoreductase yields MAGRLAGKTALISGGAGGCGLAASQLFAREGARVGIVDLPRSKGEEVAAAIRAEGGEAIFAPADVSVSSEVKSAVKAVEDAFGPITVLFNHAGILAVGPFLETEEEEWDRLMAVNVRSMFLMTKAVLPGMLAAGGGSIVSTSSISAVAATPMEVLYDTTKGACHMFARAIAVEFRDRGIRSNAVCPGFIATDHGKRELVGLAKYGVDVSDAAIAAQQGRLCDPMEVAQAALFLASDESSFVNGTHLFVDNCFTAV; encoded by the coding sequence ATGGCAGGCAGGCTTGCAGGTAAAACGGCTTTGATCAGCGGCGGCGCGGGAGGCTGCGGCCTTGCTGCGTCCCAGCTTTTCGCTCGGGAAGGCGCGCGCGTCGGCATCGTTGATCTGCCACGCAGCAAGGGTGAGGAAGTTGCCGCGGCAATCCGCGCTGAAGGCGGTGAGGCAATTTTCGCACCCGCCGATGTCTCGGTCTCCTCGGAGGTCAAATCCGCGGTGAAGGCGGTGGAGGACGCCTTCGGGCCGATTACCGTGCTCTTTAATCACGCAGGCATCCTCGCCGTCGGCCCATTCCTTGAGACAGAAGAGGAGGAGTGGGACCGGCTGATGGCCGTCAATGTCCGCTCGATGTTCCTGATGACCAAGGCCGTGCTGCCCGGCATGCTGGCGGCCGGTGGCGGCAGCATCGTCTCGACGTCCTCGATCTCGGCCGTCGCCGCGACCCCGATGGAAGTGCTCTACGACACCACCAAGGGCGCCTGCCATATGTTCGCCCGCGCCATCGCCGTCGAGTTTCGCGATCGCGGCATCCGCTCCAACGCCGTCTGCCCCGGCTTCATCGCCACCGACCACGGCAAGCGCGAACTGGTGGGTCTCGCCAAATACGGTGTCGATGTTTCGGATGCCGCGATCGCCGCCCAGCAGGGCCGGCTCTGCGACCCGATGGAAGTGGCCCAGGCCGCCCTCTTCCTCGCCAGCGATGAATCGAGCTTCGTCAACGGCACCCATCTTTTCGTCGACAACTGCTTTACGGCGGTGTGA
- a CDS encoding integration host factor subunit beta produces the protein MIKSELVQIVAARNPHLYHRDVENIVNAVLDEITDALAAGNRVELRGFGAFSVKNRPSRSGRNPRTGDSVFVEEKWVPFFKTGKELRERLNPGTDDEDDE, from the coding sequence GTGATCAAGTCAGAGTTGGTGCAGATTGTCGCGGCTCGCAATCCGCATCTCTATCACCGTGACGTCGAGAATATCGTCAATGCGGTGCTCGATGAGATCACCGACGCGCTCGCGGCGGGAAATCGCGTGGAATTGCGTGGCTTTGGCGCCTTTTCGGTGAAGAACCGTCCGTCGCGCTCGGGTCGCAACCCGCGCACCGGCGATTCCGTCTTCGTCGAGGAAAAATGGGTGCCGTTCTTCAAGACCGGCAAGGAACTGCGCGAGCGGCTCAATCCCGGCACGGATGACGAAGACGACGAATAA
- the grpE gene encoding nucleotide exchange factor GrpE: protein MTEDTKNYGPEAYETEGAAASEAAAEAGAEVTEQELLEAARAETAEMRDRYLRLAAEMDNLRRRTERDVKDAKSYSVAGFARDMLAVSDNLRRALDAIPAEARAAGDAGFNALIEGVEMTERSMLSALERHGVKKLEPEGQKFDPNFHQAMFEIPNPDVPNNTVVQVVQAGYTIGDRVLRPAMVGVAKGGPKIAIVDGETPAA from the coding sequence ATGACCGAAGACACGAAGAATTACGGCCCCGAGGCCTATGAAACCGAAGGCGCCGCGGCAAGCGAAGCTGCTGCTGAAGCCGGTGCTGAGGTTACCGAGCAGGAGCTGCTCGAAGCTGCGCGCGCCGAAACCGCCGAGATGCGCGACCGTTACCTGCGCCTCGCCGCTGAAATGGACAATCTGCGTCGCCGCACCGAGCGTGACGTCAAGGATGCCAAGTCCTATTCCGTCGCCGGCTTTGCCCGCGACATGCTGGCCGTTTCCGACAACCTGCGCCGCGCTCTCGATGCCATCCCGGCAGAGGCCCGTGCTGCAGGGGATGCCGGGTTCAACGCGTTGATCGAAGGCGTCGAGATGACCGAGCGCTCGATGCTGTCGGCGCTGGAGCGCCATGGCGTGAAGAAGCTTGAGCCCGAAGGCCAGAAGTTCGATCCGAACTTCCACCAGGCCATGTTCGAAATTCCGAATCCGGACGTGCCGAACAACACGGTGGTTCAGGTCGTTCAGGCCGGTTACACGATCGGCGACCGCGTCCTGCGGCCGGCCATGGTCGGCGTTGCCAAGGGCGGCCCGAAGATCGCGATCGTCGACGGCGAGACGCCGGCGGCTTAA
- a CDS encoding DUF1049 domain-containing protein has translation MKKIINLVVLVPVGIVLIVLSVANRQSVRLALNPFNPEDSVLSVSAPFFVFLFLAVIFGLVLGSFATWVSQHKYRKRARNEAHEAVKWHTEAEKQRVRAENIPSQALIPSKSV, from the coding sequence ATGAAGAAGATCATCAACCTCGTCGTGCTGGTGCCGGTCGGCATCGTGCTGATCGTGCTGTCGGTTGCCAACCGGCAGAGCGTGCGGCTGGCGCTCAATCCGTTCAATCCCGAGGATAGTGTTCTTTCCGTTTCGGCGCCGTTCTTCGTGTTCCTGTTCCTCGCGGTGATCTTCGGTCTCGTGCTGGGTTCCTTCGCCACCTGGGTCAGCCAGCACAAATATCGCAAGCGGGCGCGCAACGAGGCGCATGAGGCGGTGAAATGGCACACGGAAGCCGAAAAGCAGCGCGTGCGGGCGGAAAATATCCCGTCGCAGGCGCTGATCCCTTCGAAATCGGTGTGA
- a CDS encoding SRPBCC family protein codes for MRGDVRIAAPPRIVWEALNDPEFLKGLIPGCQSMERLSETETLATVKVKFGFLSVTFAGKILLSNIHAPDSYTISAEGQGGLAGFARGSADVVMVREGNETLLSYEAKADVEGKLAQMGGKLIDATVGKLARRFFDDFNAAVSERARA; via the coding sequence ATGAGAGGAGATGTCAGGATTGCAGCACCGCCCCGGATCGTCTGGGAAGCACTCAACGACCCGGAATTCCTGAAGGGCCTGATCCCCGGCTGCCAGTCGATGGAGCGCCTGTCCGAGACAGAAACGCTCGCAACGGTAAAGGTCAAGTTCGGCTTCCTCTCCGTCACCTTCGCCGGAAAAATCCTGCTCAGCAACATCCATGCGCCCGACAGCTATACGATTTCGGCCGAGGGCCAGGGCGGCCTTGCCGGCTTCGCCCGCGGCAGCGCCGATGTGGTGATGGTTCGAGAAGGCAATGAGACCCTGCTCTCCTACGAGGCAAAGGCCGATGTCGAAGGCAAGCTCGCACAGATGGGCGGCAAGTTGATCGACGCGACGGTCGGAAAACTCGCCCGTCGCTTCTTCGACGATTTCAACGCGGCCGTCAGCGAGAGGGCGCGCGCCTGA
- the rpoN gene encoding RNA polymerase factor sigma-54 yields MALSASLFLRQSQTLAMTPQLMQSIQLLQMTHLELTHFIEQEVEKNPLLEFTANDDVAGGERHGKDEFHAADEAASGDDAPAYEPLGDVYESATSTTSERMNEQLDSNFENVFPDDMTPQRADAPELLGQWKSMPGGGDDGYDLEDFVANQTTLRNFLDTQIPFCVHAPGDRLIAQHLADHLDDAGYLHADIGEIADRLGAVPADVARVLESLQQLDPPGVFARSLSECLAIQLRQRDRLDPAMAALIDNLELLARRDFATLKKICGVDEEDLIDMLAEIRKLDPKPGTGFETGASEAIIPDIVVRAAPDGSWAVELNPETLPRVLVNHSYYATVARHAPKNSDDHAFLSECLQTANWLTRSLDQRARTIMKVATEIVRQQDAFLVNGVDHLRPLNLKTVADAIKMHESTVSRVTSNKYMLTPRGLFELKYFFTVSINSAEGGDGHSAESVRHRIRNMITLESPSAVLSDDDIVDLLKKGGIDIARRTVAKYREAMNIPSSVQRRREKRAIAKVSA; encoded by the coding sequence ATGGCATTATCCGCCAGCCTCTTCCTGCGCCAAAGCCAAACCCTGGCCATGACGCCTCAGCTGATGCAGTCGATCCAGCTTCTGCAGATGACGCATCTGGAATTGACGCACTTCATAGAGCAGGAAGTCGAGAAGAACCCGCTTCTGGAATTCACCGCCAATGACGATGTGGCGGGCGGCGAGCGGCATGGCAAGGATGAGTTTCATGCGGCCGACGAAGCAGCATCCGGCGACGACGCCCCCGCTTACGAACCGCTGGGCGACGTCTATGAAAGCGCCACCTCGACAACCAGCGAGCGGATGAACGAGCAGCTCGATTCCAATTTCGAGAACGTGTTTCCCGATGACATGACCCCTCAGCGGGCCGACGCGCCGGAGTTGCTTGGCCAGTGGAAATCCATGCCTGGCGGCGGCGATGACGGGTACGACCTTGAAGATTTCGTCGCCAACCAGACCACGCTGCGCAATTTCCTCGATACCCAGATTCCCTTTTGCGTCCACGCGCCCGGCGACAGGCTGATTGCCCAGCATCTGGCCGATCATCTGGACGATGCAGGTTATCTGCATGCGGATATCGGCGAGATCGCGGATCGGCTGGGCGCCGTCCCGGCCGATGTTGCCCGCGTGCTGGAAAGCCTGCAGCAGCTCGATCCGCCCGGCGTGTTTGCACGATCCTTGAGCGAGTGCCTGGCGATCCAGCTGCGTCAGCGGGATCGGCTGGATCCGGCCATGGCCGCCCTTATTGACAATCTCGAACTTCTGGCGCGGCGCGATTTTGCGACGCTAAAGAAGATATGCGGCGTCGACGAGGAAGACCTGATCGACATGCTGGCGGAAATCCGCAAGCTCGATCCCAAGCCGGGCACCGGCTTCGAAACGGGCGCCTCCGAGGCCATCATTCCCGACATTGTCGTGCGCGCCGCGCCGGACGGCAGCTGGGCCGTGGAACTGAACCCGGAAACCCTGCCGCGTGTCCTCGTAAATCACAGCTACTACGCCACCGTGGCACGCCACGCGCCGAAGAACAGCGACGACCATGCCTTTCTGTCTGAATGCCTGCAGACAGCCAACTGGCTGACCCGCAGCCTCGACCAGCGCGCCCGCACCATCATGAAGGTGGCGACCGAGATCGTGCGCCAGCAGGACGCCTTTCTCGTCAACGGCGTCGATCACCTGCGACCGCTGAACCTCAAGACGGTGGCCGACGCGATCAAGATGCATGAATCCACTGTCAGCCGCGTGACATCAAACAAGTACATGCTCACCCCGCGCGGGCTTTTCGAACTGAAATATTTCTTCACGGTTTCGATCAACTCCGCCGAGGGCGGAGACGGACACTCAGCCGAGTCCGTCCGTCACCGGATCCGCAACATGATCACGCTGGAGAGCCCGAGCGCGGTGCTCTCCGACGACGATATCGTCGATCTCTTGAAGAAAGGTGGCATCGACATCGCCCGACGAACGGTTGCCAAATACCGAGAAGCCATGAATATCCCGTCGTCGGTGCAGCGCCGCCGGGAAAAACGCGCGATTGCCAAAGTATCGGCGTGA
- the hrcA gene encoding heat-inducible transcriptional repressor HrcA, which produces MVINRSGASDRLSSLDERSGEIFRRIVESYLENGEPLGSRSLSRLLPMSLSPASVRNVMSDLEDLGLIYSPHISAGRLPTQIGLRFFVDAFMQVGDLSAEDRASIDRHVRRSDHGQPVESLLTEASQMLSGMSRGAGLVITAKSDPILKHVEFMRLAPTKALAVLVGEHDQVENRIIELPSGITSSQLTEAANFLNAHLAGQTLHEARGQLQKVKETVRLELDALSQDLVERGLAIWSGGDSDDKPTQLIVRGRANLLEGLAGADDVDRLRMLFDDLEKKDSLIEILNLAESGPGVRIFIGSENKLFSLSGSSLIVAPYKDSDEKIVGAVGVIGPTRLNYSRIVPMVDYTAQLMSRLSRG; this is translated from the coding sequence ATGGTAATCAACAGATCCGGGGCCAGTGACAGGCTTTCCTCGCTCGACGAGCGTTCGGGAGAGATTTTTCGCCGGATCGTCGAGAGCTATCTCGAAAACGGCGAGCCGCTCGGCTCCCGCAGTCTTTCGCGGTTGCTGCCAATGTCGCTTTCGCCCGCATCGGTGCGCAATGTGATGAGCGATCTCGAAGATCTTGGTCTCATCTATTCTCCCCATATATCGGCGGGCCGCCTGCCAACCCAGATCGGGCTGCGTTTTTTCGTCGATGCCTTTATGCAGGTTGGCGATCTTTCCGCGGAAGACCGCGCCTCGATCGACCGGCATGTGCGCCGCAGCGACCACGGACAACCGGTGGAATCGCTGCTGACCGAGGCAAGCCAGATGTTGTCGGGCATGTCACGGGGCGCGGGGCTGGTGATAACGGCCAAGTCCGATCCTATTCTGAAGCATGTCGAATTCATGCGGCTTGCCCCGACGAAGGCTCTTGCCGTTCTTGTCGGCGAGCATGATCAGGTCGAAAACCGCATCATCGAACTGCCGAGCGGCATCACCAGTTCGCAGCTGACGGAGGCCGCCAACTTCCTTAACGCCCATCTCGCCGGCCAGACGCTGCACGAGGCGCGCGGCCAGCTGCAGAAGGTCAAGGAAACGGTGCGGCTGGAGCTTGATGCGCTGTCGCAGGATCTGGTCGAGCGCGGTCTTGCCATCTGGTCGGGCGGCGACAGCGACGACAAGCCGACGCAACTCATCGTCCGTGGCCGGGCCAATCTGCTGGAAGGTCTTGCCGGTGCCGACGATGTCGACCGGCTGCGCATGCTGTTCGACGATCTTGAAAAGAAGGACAGCCTGATCGAAATCCTCAACCTTGCCGAAAGCGGGCCGGGGGTGCGTATCTTTATCGGCTCGGAAAACAAGCTGTTTTCGCTGTCCGGCTCGTCGCTGATCGTCGCGCCCTACAAGGATAGCGATGAGAAGATCGTCGGCGCAGTCGGCGTCATCGGCCCGACGCGCCTCAACTATTCGCGCATCGTGCCGATGGTGGATTATACGGCACAGCTGATGTCCAGGCTGTCGCGCGGATAG
- the lptC gene encoding LPS export ABC transporter periplasmic protein LptC, producing the protein MNEMSFSGALPHSGPVVPDVYSEAVRHSRRVARLKILLPLAATAIALVFVAVSVVRAFLPEELQIENATIEDGKIVMQNPAISGRNKQNISYSMKAKRALQDIANPDIITLETIHAEMPVNDTLKATVEAESGIYDRGKNTLDMNKPFSITMNNGVVADFQTAYLDINAGEMNTDRPIAISLNGGSIVAQRLRMTDKGRIVTFEGMVKVVVDPSTIRKTAN; encoded by the coding sequence ATGAATGAAATGTCTTTTTCCGGCGCTCTCCCGCATTCCGGGCCAGTTGTCCCGGACGTCTATTCGGAAGCGGTGCGCCATTCGCGCCGGGTCGCGCGGCTGAAGATCCTGCTGCCGCTTGCCGCCACGGCGATCGCGCTCGTCTTCGTGGCCGTTTCGGTCGTGCGCGCTTTCCTGCCTGAGGAATTGCAGATCGAAAATGCAACCATCGAAGACGGCAAGATCGTGATGCAGAACCCGGCGATATCAGGCCGTAACAAGCAGAACATCAGCTATTCGATGAAAGCCAAGCGCGCCCTCCAGGATATCGCAAATCCCGATATCATCACGCTCGAAACGATCCATGCGGAAATGCCGGTCAATGACACGCTCAAAGCGACCGTCGAAGCCGAAAGCGGCATCTATGATCGCGGCAAGAACACGCTCGACATGAACAAGCCTTTCAGCATAACGATGAACAATGGCGTCGTTGCAGACTTCCAGACCGCCTATCTCGATATTAACGCCGGAGAAATGAACACGGATCGACCGATCGCGATCAGCTTGAACGGCGGTTCCATTGTTGCACAGCGGCTGAGAATGACGGATAAGGGACGCATTGTTACATTCGAGGGCATGGTGAAAGTCGTCGTCGACCCCAGCACCATCCGCAAGACAGCCAACTAG
- the lptB gene encoding LPS export ABC transporter ATP-binding protein: MNIPFLHKRKRAKTDTAAPARPVDKARYDGTLIARGLTKSYRGRRVVGGVSLVVRRGEAVGLLGPNGAGKTTCFYMITGLVPVDEGSIEINGNDVTTMPMYRRARLGVGYLPQEASIFRGLTVEENIRAVLELHDNNRERRENKLNELLGEFNISHLRKSPAVALSGGERRRLEIARALATDPTFMLLDEPFAGVDPISVADIQALVRHLTSRGIGVLITDHNVRETLGLIDRAYIIHAGEVLTHGRANDIVTNPDVRRLYLGDNFSL, translated from the coding sequence GTGAACATTCCTTTTCTTCATAAGCGCAAGCGCGCCAAGACCGACACGGCCGCGCCGGCCCGCCCCGTTGACAAAGCGCGCTACGACGGCACGCTGATCGCACGCGGCCTGACGAAATCCTATCGTGGCCGCCGTGTCGTTGGCGGCGTCTCGCTTGTCGTGCGTCGCGGCGAGGCCGTCGGCCTGCTTGGTCCCAACGGCGCCGGCAAGACCACCTGCTTCTATATGATCACCGGCCTCGTGCCGGTTGATGAAGGCTCCATCGAGATCAATGGCAACGACGTGACGACGATGCCGATGTATCGCCGCGCACGGCTCGGCGTCGGCTACCTGCCGCAGGAAGCCTCTATCTTTCGCGGATTGACCGTCGAAGAAAACATCCGCGCGGTGCTGGAGCTTCACGACAACAACCGCGAACGGCGCGAAAACAAGCTGAACGAACTGCTCGGCGAGTTCAACATCTCGCATCTGCGCAAATCGCCGGCCGTCGCCCTGTCAGGTGGCGAGCGCCGACGCCTGGAAATCGCCCGCGCCCTTGCCACCGATCCGACCTTCATGCTGCTGGACGAGCCCTTCGCCGGCGTCGATCCGATTTCGGTTGCCGATATCCAGGCGCTGGTCCGGCATCTGACGTCGCGGGGCATCGGCGTGCTGATCACCGACCACAATGTCCGCGAAACGCTGGGTCTGATCGATCGCGCCTACATCATCCATGCGGGCGAAGTCCTGACCCATGGCCGGGCAAACGACATCGTGACCAACCCGGATGTGCGACGCCTGTACCTGGGCGACAATTTCAGCCTTTGA
- a CDS encoding LptA/OstA family protein has product MSAYSFSAFRIAAAVLFLGVAPTLVAPALAQETKSKIKGLELSNDAPIQIESDKLEIKDPESKAIFTGNVKVVQGTTTLQAGSMVVFYKKGGGGAISSGNADIDRIEVKDKVFLQSGTQQATADIGVFNMTAQTLVLKGKQVVLSEGKNVFTGCQLDVQMNTGEAQLQACGGRVQIQLDPKSQKTN; this is encoded by the coding sequence ATGTCGGCTTATTCCTTTTCAGCATTTCGCATTGCCGCAGCAGTCCTTTTTCTCGGCGTTGCGCCGACACTCGTAGCGCCCGCGCTTGCGCAGGAAACCAAGAGCAAGATCAAAGGCCTGGAACTTTCCAATGATGCCCCGATCCAGATCGAGAGCGACAAGCTGGAGATCAAGGATCCCGAGAGCAAGGCCATCTTCACCGGCAACGTGAAGGTCGTGCAGGGCACGACGACGCTCCAGGCCGGCAGCATGGTCGTTTTCTATAAGAAGGGCGGCGGCGGCGCGATCTCCAGCGGCAATGCCGATATCGATCGTATCGAAGTCAAGGACAAGGTTTTCCTTCAGTCTGGCACCCAGCAGGCGACCGCCGATATCGGCGTGTTCAACATGACGGCCCAGACCCTGGTGCTGAAGGGCAAGCAGGTGGTGCTTTCCGAAGGCAAGAATGTCTTCACCGGCTGCCAGCTCGATGTTCAGATGAACACCGGCGAAGCACAGCTTCAAGCCTGCGGCGGTCGAGTCCAGATCCAGCTGGATCCGAAATCCCAGAAGACCAACTGA
- the ptsN gene encoding PTS IIA-like nitrogen regulatory protein PtsN has protein sequence MALAGLLQQNAIIPAMRANSKKQLLQELAVKASKITSLSEREIFDVILQRERLGSTGVGNGIAIPHGKLSHLTSIVGIFARLETPVDFEALDDQPVDLVFLLLAPEGAGADHLKALSRIARVLRDQDMVAKLRGTDSVSAIYTFLSDDQASNAA, from the coding sequence ATGGCATTGGCAGGCTTGCTGCAGCAGAATGCGATAATTCCGGCCATGAGGGCCAACTCCAAGAAACAGCTCCTTCAGGAGCTGGCGGTTAAGGCATCCAAGATCACCAGCCTTTCCGAGCGGGAAATCTTCGACGTTATTCTCCAGCGCGAACGCCTCGGCTCGACCGGCGTGGGCAACGGCATTGCCATACCGCATGGCAAGCTCTCGCACCTCACCTCGATCGTCGGCATTTTCGCGCGCCTGGAAACGCCCGTCGATTTCGAAGCGCTTGATGATCAGCCGGTCGATCTGGTTTTCCTTCTGCTTGCGCCTGAAGGCGCGGGCGCCGATCATTTGAAGGCGCTCTCGCGCATCGCGCGCGTCCTGCGCGATCAGGACATGGTGGCAAAACTCAGGGGAACGGATTCCGTTTCCGCCATCTACACCTTCCTCAGCGACGACCAGGCCTCCAACGCGGCCTGA
- a CDS encoding D-arabinono-1,4-lactone oxidase: MMEAGGHWRNWVGNQSCIVRHKGAPDSEAALADMVREATSDGLNVRCAGSGHSFTPVALTSGLHLTLSGLQGITNIDTARKRVSVHAGTTINTLGKALKQAGLSLINQGDIDSQALAGALTTGTHGTGIKLGNMASQIVGMRLVQPDGSILIVDESRPDLLNAARVSIGMLGVISEITLQAMESYNLHEKLWRCTFDECMEQHDDLAANHRHFGFFWCPVPESRHCYCLPDTSSVSTTDSLSDVCEMKTIDITTEPPMERGFEKIAYSSEIYPIEYVPNFHELEYAVPLRYGKQACMEVRKLMLEKHPTCIYPIEYRFTAGDPGWISPFFEQDSITLSVSGEPGTDYWNYLKDVDDILRQFGSRPHWGKLHFLGAEDVTALYPRAGDFRALRNKLDPEGRFLNDHLKQLFG; this comes from the coding sequence ATGATGGAAGCAGGCGGACACTGGCGCAACTGGGTCGGAAACCAGTCGTGCATCGTCAGACACAAAGGCGCTCCCGACAGTGAAGCCGCGCTGGCGGACATGGTGCGGGAGGCGACATCAGATGGCTTGAACGTCCGCTGCGCAGGCTCGGGCCATTCCTTTACACCCGTGGCACTCACGAGCGGCCTGCACCTCACCCTCTCCGGGCTGCAGGGCATCACCAATATTGACACGGCCCGCAAGCGTGTCTCCGTCCACGCCGGCACGACGATCAACACGCTGGGCAAGGCGTTGAAGCAAGCCGGCCTCTCGCTGATCAACCAGGGCGATATCGACAGCCAGGCGCTGGCCGGCGCGCTGACCACCGGCACCCATGGCACCGGCATCAAGCTCGGCAACATGGCCTCCCAGATTGTCGGCATGCGGCTCGTGCAGCCCGACGGCAGTATCCTCATCGTCGATGAAAGCCGACCCGACCTCCTGAACGCGGCGCGGGTTTCCATCGGCATGCTCGGCGTGATCTCGGAGATCACCCTGCAGGCGATGGAGAGCTACAATCTGCATGAAAAGCTCTGGCGCTGCACCTTCGACGAATGCATGGAGCAACACGACGATCTCGCGGCAAACCACCGGCATTTCGGCTTCTTCTGGTGCCCCGTACCGGAAAGCCGCCACTGCTACTGCCTGCCGGACACGTCTTCCGTCTCGACCACCGACAGCCTGTCGGATGTCTGCGAGATGAAGACGATCGACATCACCACCGAGCCGCCGATGGAGAGGGGTTTCGAGAAGATCGCCTATTCCTCGGAGATCTACCCGATCGAATACGTCCCGAACTTCCACGAGCTCGAATATGCCGTGCCTCTGCGCTACGGCAAGCAGGCCTGCATGGAAGTGCGCAAGCTGATGCTGGAAAAGCATCCGACTTGCATCTACCCGATCGAATACCGCTTCACCGCCGGCGATCCCGGCTGGATCAGCCCATTCTTCGAGCAAGATTCCATTACCCTGTCAGTCTCCGGCGAGCCCGGCACCGACTACTGGAACTACCTGAAGGATGTGGACGATATCCTGCGCCAGTTCGGCTCCCGCCCGCACTGGGGCAAGCTCCACTTCCTCGGCGCAGAGGATGTGACGGCGCTCTATCCGCGCGCTGGCGATTTCCGGGCGCTGAGGAACAAGCTCGATCCGGAAGGGCGGTTCCTGAACGACCATCTGAAGCAGTTGTTTGGATGA
- the sppA gene encoding signal peptide peptidase SppA: MDQLAIADRRQLRRKLGFWRIACILMILAAAIAVYFWGSAQSGLTARPQIARISISGIIQDDRELLERLDRIAKADAVKGLVVTIESPGGTTYGGETIYKAIRKVAEKKPVVSDVRTLAASAGYMIAIAGDQIIAGETSITGSIGVLFQYPQIKTLMDRLGVSLETIKSAPLKAEPNPFHPPSEEAKAVIQSMINDSFDWFVDLVAERRKMPRAEALRLADGRIFTGRQALKEKLVDALGGEEEIKAYFKSRKIDADLPVVDWKEPARSWPFGFGSLASEWVKALGYEVFPQLGGLEKLSGDKLFLDGLLSVWQVGSN, encoded by the coding sequence ATGGATCAGCTTGCCATCGCCGACCGGCGGCAATTGCGACGCAAACTCGGTTTCTGGCGTATCGCCTGCATTCTCATGATCTTGGCAGCGGCAATCGCCGTCTATTTCTGGGGCAGTGCGCAATCGGGCCTGACAGCCCGCCCGCAGATTGCCCGCATCAGCATCTCGGGCATCATCCAGGACGACCGGGAACTGCTCGAGCGGCTTGACCGGATCGCCAAGGCCGATGCGGTGAAGGGTCTCGTCGTGACGATCGAATCGCCCGGCGGCACGACCTATGGCGGCGAGACGATCTACAAGGCGATCCGCAAGGTCGCCGAAAAGAAGCCGGTGGTTTCGGATGTGCGCACGCTCGCGGCATCCGCAGGCTACATGATCGCCATTGCCGGCGACCAGATCATTGCCGGCGAGACCTCGATCACCGGTTCGATCGGCGTACTGTTCCAATATCCGCAGATCAAGACGCTGATGGATCGGCTCGGGGTATCCCTGGAGACCATCAAGTCGGCGCCGCTGAAGGCCGAGCCCAACCCGTTCCATCCTCCAAGCGAGGAGGCGAAGGCGGTCATTCAGTCGATGATCAACGACAGTTTCGACTGGTTCGTCGATCTGGTTGCCGAGCGCCGCAAGATGCCGCGCGCCGAGGCCCTGAGACTTGCCGACGGTCGCATTTTTACCGGGCGTCAGGCGCTGAAGGAAAAGCTCGTGGACGCTCTTGGCGGCGAGGAAGAGATCAAGGCCTACTTCAAGAGCCGCAAGATCGACGCCGATTTGCCTGTCGTCGATTGGAAGGAACCCGCCCGTTCATGGCCCTTCGGTTTCGGCTCCCTTGCCTCGGAATGGGTCAAAGCATTGGGATATGAGGTTTTTCCGCAGCTTGGCGGGCTCGAAAAGTTGAGCGGAGACAAGTTGTTTCTTGACGGTCTTCTCTCGGTTTGGCAGGTTGGCAGCAACTGA